In Oncorhynchus gorbuscha isolate QuinsamMale2020 ecotype Even-year linkage group LG08, OgorEven_v1.0, whole genome shotgun sequence, one genomic interval encodes:
- the thap4 gene encoding THAP domain-containing protein 4: MACPFHQSAELNPALLALDWLLGVWESDEPGEGSFSSIPPFRYNERLHFSHVGQPVINFMFNAFHAENKKPMHRECGFIRIQPGGNRVAFIIAQNSGLVEIEEGDLTGQQLTLHTHALARTSFAKEPHVQQISRVFQLRPDGKLEQTVSMAMEGGPLMQHLHITYRRSS; this comes from the exons ATGGCGTGCCCTTTTCACCAGTCAG CTGAGCTGAACCCTGCGCTGCTGGCATTGGACTGGCTTCTCGGGGTCTGGGAGTCCGATGAGCCAGGAGAGGGCTCATTCTCCTCCATACCGCCTTTCCGCTACAACGAGAGACTGCACTTCTCCCATGTGGGCCAACCAGTCATCAACTTCAT GTTTAATGCATTCCATGCTGAGAATAAGAAACCTATGCACAGGGAGTGTGGCTTCATCAGAATACAACCAGGCGGCAACAGAGTAGCCTTCATTATAGCACAGAACTCAG GCCTGGTGGAGATTGAGGAAGGAGACCTGACTGGACAGCAGTTAACTCTACACACCCATGCCCTGGCCAGAACCTCCTTCGCTAAAGAACCCCATGTACAGCAG aTTTCCAGAGTGTTCCAGCTGAGACCGGATGGGAAGCTTGAGCAGACTGTCTCCATGGCGATGGAGGGTGGGCCACTTATGCAGCATTTGCACATCACCTACCGCCGCTCCTCTTGA